A stretch of the Gossypium hirsutum isolate 1008001.06 chromosome D07, Gossypium_hirsutum_v2.1, whole genome shotgun sequence genome encodes the following:
- the LOC107958633 gene encoding CRIB domain-containing protein RIC7 — translation MKGLLKGFRYITQLFESDKEPEMQIGMPTDVKHVAHIGWDGPSAVNSTPSWMNEFKTPAGGLQSTPLAQAGQERLSRKGLRAQSSSTRDMPDLPKSSKRTSSTKENASSTKQSKKPSKSTRKPKDASQTTETTTKDSKKSRRKKVKDMGGEGSSRRSRTTQESDTLSEAGSLISCDSEFVEGEGN, via the exons ATGAAAGGGTTGCTAAAAGGTTTTAGATACATTACTCAATTATTTG AAAGTGACAAAGAGCCTGAAATGCAGATTGGTATGCCAACAGATGTAAAGCATGTGGCTCACATAGGATGGGATGGTCCATCAGCTGTAAATTCTACACCCAGCTGG ATGAATGAGTTCAAAACACCAGCAGGAGGGCTTCAATCAACACCTTTAGCTCAAGCAGGACAAG AGAGGTTGAGCCGAAAAGGTTTGAGGGCTCAAAGTTCTTCAACAAGAGACATGCCCGACCTGCCTAAATCATCAAAGCGCACTTCATCCACTAAAGAAAATGCTTCTTCAACAAAGCAATCGAAGAAGCCTTCCAAGTCGACTAGAAAACCCAAGGATGCAAGCCAAACAACCGAGACAACCACAAAAGACTCAAAGAAAAGTAGGCGAAAGAAGGTGAAAGACATGGGTGGTGAAGGAAGCTCCAGGCGGTCCAGAACCACCCAGGAGTCGGATACTCTGTCCGAGGCAGGGTCCCTAATCAGTTGTGATTCAGAGTTTGTAGAAGGGGAGGGTAATTGA
- the LOC107958632 gene encoding thioredoxin-like fold domain-containing protein MRL7, chloroplastic — translation MLSFQIGIFPKSFLPLCLVKNNHNSRNMLPVSDVTRSTLSHWCNVWPSCVHHRRFLKTSPCFATSRKPDSNSDPDPNPDSKPKSKAETGNQDQKSVVSHNKDENPDKSFPTTIPKKPRRGRRSEAVAVEDFIRDSLEQTFESIRQQNPEVFENKESVMKDRLENQFDCDSSSDEDEDEDEDEKDSEAGKRGKKMVVEEDDPDWPLDADIGWGIRASEYFEQHAIKNVVGEDGFEIDWEGEIDDSWVKEINCLEWESFAFHPSPLIVLVFERYKRATHNWKTLKELEKAIQVYWNSKDRLPPRAVKLDINIERDLAYALKVRECPQLLFLRGNRIMYREKEFRKADELVQMIAYFYYNAKKPAWIDEASICRPY, via the exons ATGTTATCCTTTCAGATTGGTATCTTTCCCAAATCCTTTTTGCCTCTTTGTCTAGTGAAAAACAATCATAATTCCCGCAACATGCTGCCTGTTTCTGATGTTACTCGTAGTACTCTAAGTCATTGGTGCAACGTCTGGCCCTCCTGTGTACACCATCGCCGTTTTTTAAAAACTTCCCCTTGCTTTGCTACTTCAAGAAAACCCGATTCCAACTCTGATCCTGATCCTAATCCTGACTCGAAGCCTAAATCTAAAGCTGAAACAGGAAACCAGGACCAAAAGTCTGTAGTTTCCCATAACAAAGATGAAAATCCAGATAAAAGCTTCCCAACAACCATTCCTAAGAAGCCAAGACGGGGTCGTAGGAGTGAAGCTGTAGCTGTTGAAGATTTTATACGCGACTCACTTGAACAAACTTTTGAATCAATCCGGCAGCAGAATCCAGAAGTTTTTGAAAATAAGGAAAGTGTGATGAAGGATAGACTTGAAAATCAGTTTGATtgtgacagtagcagtgatgaaGATGAGGATGAGGACGAGGACGAGAAGGATAGTGAAGCCGGTAAAAGAGGAAAGAAGATGGTGGTGGAAGAGGATGATCCAGATTGGCCATTGGACGCAGATATTGGGTGGGGAATTAGGGCATCGGAGTACTTTGAGCAGCATGCTATTAAGAATGTGGTGGGTGAAGATGGTTTTGAGATTGACTGGGAAGGAGAGATTGATGATAGCTGGGTAAAGGAGATTAACTGTCTGGAGTGGGAGAGCTTTGCTTTCCATCCCAGTCCGCTAATTGTTCTTGTATTTGAGAGATACAAAAG GGCAACTCACAATTGGAAGACTTTGAAAGAGCTAGAGAAGGCGATCCAGGTATATTGGAATTCCAAGGACCGGTTACCTCCTCGG GCAGTCAAACTGGATATCAATATCGAGAGAGATTTGGCATATGCTCTTAAAGTCAGGGAATGCCCACAGCTTTTATTTTTACGCGGAAACAGGATCATGTACAGAGAGAAAG AGTTTCGCAAGGCTGATGAATTGGTCCAAATGATTGCTTATTTCTATTACAACGCGAAGAAGCCTGCATGGATTGATGAGGCATCCATATGTCGACCTTATTAG